One genomic window of Punica granatum isolate Tunisia-2019 chromosome 1, ASM765513v2, whole genome shotgun sequence includes the following:
- the LOC116207782 gene encoding protein DMP2-like — protein MSILQVLPLPSCWLNRSFQSSKKFAIPKSTTTGTSTTASTTTNSSSSSSSSSSSTVFSSLGDLIKLLPAGTVFLFQYLNPITTNNASCTVTNKVLTAVLIGVCGIMCLISSFSDSYKGSDGSTHYGLATFTGMWPSSSSSSSTSSDSSNTSLSSYRLRFRDFVHAFMAVIIFVVLSMLDTNTVKCFYPSFLSTKKTIITVLPMVIGSVSSTVFMLFPSNRNGVGSPSSSSSTTETSSGKSASSA, from the coding sequence GTGCTACCACTGCCATCATGTTGGTTAAATCGATCTTTTCAGTCGTCAAAAAAGTTTGCTATTCCAAAATCCACGACCACTGGCACTAGCACAACAGCTTCTACCACCACCAACTCGTCATCATCCTCAAGCAGCTCTTCGAGCTCGACCGTCTTCTCATCCCTTGGAGACCTTATCAAGCTCCTCCCAGCAGGGACGGTTTTCCTCTTCCAATACCTCAATCCAATCACGACCAACAATGCGAGCTGCACTGTTACAAACAAGGTCCTCACGGCTGTCCTCATTGGCGTCTGTGGGATAATGTGCCTCATCTCCTCATTCTCCGATAGTTACAAGGGCTCTGATGGATCAACCCACTATGGACTTGCAACCTTCACAGGCATGTGGCCGAGCTCTTCCTCGAGCTCATCTACCTCGTCAGACTCATCTAATACAAGCCTTTCCTCATACCGGCTCCGGTTCAGGGACTTTGTCCATGCATTCATGGCAGTTATTATATTTGTGGTCCTATCAATGTTGGACACCAACACGGTGAAGTGTTTCTATCCATCTTTCCTGTCCACAAAGAAGACCATAATCACGGTCTTGCCCATGGTGATTGGCTCAGTCTCGAGCACAGTGTTCATGTTGTTCCCGAGCAACCGCAATGGGGTCGGTTCGCCTAGTTCCAGTTCAAGCACTACTGAGACTTCCTCTGGAAAATCAGCCTCATCAGCCTGA
- the LOC116207793 gene encoding protein DMP2-like, producing the protein MAAKVGASLALFSSVSSVVKKVAASITKSTTSSSTTATTSSTTAATTTSSSSTSSSSSSSTVFSALGNLVKLLPAGTVFLFQFLSPITTNNGSCSAGNKAMTAILIAVCGISCFISSFTDSYKSSDGSTHYAIVTFSGLWPSSSSSSSSSSSSSTSLSSYRLHFADFVHAFMTVIIFAVLSLLDTNTVNCFYPSFLSTEKTIILVLPTVIGSISSTVFVLFPSSRNGVGSASSTSSSSVSSETSSGNTSSSA; encoded by the coding sequence ATGGCTGCCAAAGTCGGTGCTTCCCTCGCTCTTTTTAGTTCGGTCTCTTCGGTTGTGAAAAAAGTGGCTGCAAGCATTACGAAATCCACAACTAGCAGTAGTACTACCGCTACAACTTCTTCCACCACCGCCGCCACCACAACGTCCTCATCCTCGACCTCGAGTAGCTCTTCGAGTTCAACCGTCTTCTCTGCCCTTGGAAACCTCGTGAAGCTCCTCCCTGCGGGGACGGTCTTCCTCTTCCAGTTTCTCAGCCCCATCACGACCAACAATGGGAGTTGCAGCGCCGGTAACAAGGCCATGACTGCCATCCTCATTGCTGTATGCGGGATCTCCTGCTTCATATCTTCCTTCACCGACAGTTACAAGAGCTCCGATGGTTCCACCCATTATGCGATCGTGACCTTCTCAGGCTTGTGGCccagctcctcctcctcctcctcatcatcatcatcttcaagTACGAGCCTGTCCTCATACCGGCTCCACTTCGCAGACTTTGTCCATGCTTTCATGACTGTTATAATTTTCGCAGTCCTCTCGCTTCTCGACACGAACACTGTCAATTGCTTCTACCCATCGTTCTTGTCGACGGAGAAGACCATCATCCTGGTCTTGCCCACTGTGATTGGCTCAATCTCGAGCACAGTCTTCGTGCTATTTCCCAGCAGTCGCAATGGGGTTGGGTCAGCCAGCAGCACCAGTTCAAGTTCCGTTTCGAGCGAGACTTCCTCCGGAAACACATCATCTTCAGCATAA
- the LOC116190569 gene encoding uncharacterized protein LOC116190569 isoform X1, giving the protein MFQDNLLKGHQYSCYFLRKLRKKLRRVCLRLRWLIRKRPRLRIVVKRLRKFKPNGHFDVRLRNSMPERPIRIATFNVAMFSLAPAIPIGNDNKSGFLDHEAEGEEEAGSYRLKSILKQSPLNPGAENGIRRPERSKMKVSINLPDNEISLANRKFLGFVESEQKGSPILFIRNGDNNNNRTKVPVRSPICFPYTMMNNFMKYTNDEDEDENDLLMMGSSRRKSIFEVLREVNADILGLQDVKAEEEKGMRPLSDLARALGMHYVFAESWAPEYGNAILSRWPIKRWRAQKIADDDDFRNVLKATIEVPWAGELNFSCTQLDHLDEYWRMRQVRAIVQSYDPPHILAGGLNSLDESDYSVERWMDIVRYYEDIGKPTPKPEVVKFMNLKQYIDAKHFAGDCEPVVIIAKGQNVQGTCKYGTRVDYIQASPYSPFMFVPNSYSVVSSKGTSDHCIVKADVVRVQVSKKEGNSNSTSLKQLRQKVVRIGSSRCSYRGSWHFDS; this is encoded by the exons ATGTTCCAAGATAATCTCCTAAAGGGTCATCAGTACTCATGTTACTTCCTAAGGAAACTCAGGAAGAAGCTCCGACGAGTGTGCTTGAGGCTGAGGTGGCTGATCCGGAAGCGCCCGAGGCTCAGGATCGTTGTGAAGAGACTAAGAAAGTTCAAGCCGAACGGTCACTTCGATGTTAGATTGAGGAATTCCATGCCTGAGAGGCCCATCAGGATTGCAACATTCAATGTCGCCATGTTCTCCCTAGCCCCAGCCATCCCAATTGGTAATGATAACAAATCTGGTTTTCTTGATCATGAGGcggagggggaggaggaggcggGCAGCTACCGGCTCAAGAGTATACTGAAGCAGTCTCCGCTGAATCCCGGGGCAGAGAACGGGATCAGGAGGCCAGAAAGGTCCAAGATGAAGGTCTCAATAAATCTTCCAGATAATGAGATTTCACTAGCAAACAGAAAGTTCCTAGGATTCGTTGAAAGTGAGCAGAAAGGGTCACCGATCTTGTTCATTAGGAATGGtgacaacaacaacaacaggACCAAAGTCCCGGTGAGGTCCCCGATATGTTTCCCTTACACTATGATGAACAACTTCATGAAGTATACAAATGATGAAGACGAGGATGAGAATGATTTACTGATGATGGGGTCTAGTCGAAGGAAGAGCATATTTGAAGTGCTGAGGGAGGTGAATGCAGATATACTGGGCCTGCAGGATGTTAAGGCAGAGGAGGAGAAGGGGATGAGGCCGCTGTCGGACCTTGCACGGGCCCTCGGGATGCACTATGTGTTTGCAGAGAGCTGGGCACCGGAGTACGGGAATGCCATCCTCTCCAGGTGGCCCATCAAGAGGTGGCGGGCCCAGAAGATcgctgatgatgatgatttccG GAACGTGCTGAAGGCAACAATAGAGGTGCCGTGGGCAGGGGAGCTTAACTTCAGCTGCACCCAGCTCGACCATCTAGATGAGTACTGGAGGATGAGGCAGGTTCGGGCGATTGTACAATCCTATGATCCTCCTCATATCTTAGCAG GTGGTCTTAACTCTCTAGATGAGTCGGATTACTCGGTGGAGAGATGGATGGACATTGTTCGG TACTACGAAGACATAGGGAAGCCCACGCCAAAACCGGAGGTGGTGAAATTCATGAACTTGAAGCAGTACATTGATGCAAAGCACTTTGCAGGAGACTGTGAGCCTGTGGTCATCATTGCGAAAGGCCAAA ATGTTCAGGGGACCTGCAAGTACGGGACACGAGTTGACTATATACAGGCATCGCCCTATTCGCCATTCATGTTCGTGCCAAACTCGTACTCTGTGGTTTCTTCGAAGGGCACTTCGGATCACTGCATTGTGAAGGCCGATGTCGTTAGAGTACAAGTTAGCAAGAAAGAAGGCAACAGTAACAGTACAAGTTTGAAGCAATTGAGGCAGAAGGTTGTGAGGATTGGCAGCTCTCGTTGCTCCTATAGAGGTTCATGGCATTTCGACAGTTAA
- the LOC116190830 gene encoding protein DMP2-like: MAAKVGAALALFSSVSSVVKKVAASITKSTTSSSTTATTSSATATTTTSSSSTSSSSSSSTVFSALGNLVKLLPAGTVFLFQFLSPITTNNGSCSAGNKAMTAILIAVCGISCFISSFTDSYKSSDGSTHYAIVTFSGLWSSSSSSSSSSSSTGLSSYRLRFADFVHAFMTVIIFAVLSLLDTNTVNCFYPSFLSTDKTIIMVLLTVIGSISSTVFVLFPSSRNGVGSASSTSSSSVSS, translated from the coding sequence ATGGCTGCCAAAGTCGGTGCTGCCCTCGCTCTTTTTAGTTCGGTCTCTTCGGTTGTGAAAAAAGTGGCTGCAAGCATTACGAAATCCACAACTAGCAGTAGTACTACCGCTACAACTTCTTCTGCCACCGCCACCACCACAACGTCCTCATCCTCGACCTCGAGTAGCTCTTCGAGTTCAACCGTCTTCTCTGCCCTTGGAAACCTTGTGAAGCTCCTCCCTGCGGGGACGGTCTTCCTCTTCCAGTTTCTCAGCCCCATCACGACCAACAATGGGAGTTGCAGCGCCGGCAACAAGGCCATGACTGCTATCCTCATTGCTGTATGCGGGATCTCCTGCTTCATATCTTCCTTCACCGACAGTTACAAGAGCTCCGATGGTTCCACCCATTATGCGATCGTGACCTTCTCAGGCTTGTGGTccagctcctcctcctcctcatcatcatcctcaagTACGGGCCTGTCCTCGTACCGGCTCCGCTTCGCAGACTTTGTCCATGCTTTCATGACTGTTATCATTTTCGCAGTCCTCTCGCTTCTCGACACGAACACTGTCAATTGCTTCTACCCATCATTCTTGTCGACGGACAAGACCATCATCATGGTCTTGCTCACTGTGATTGGCTCAATCTCGAGCACAGTCTTCGTGCTATTTCCCAGCAGTCGCAATGGGGTTGGGTCAGCCAGCAGCACCAGTTCAAGTTCCGTTTCGAGCTAG
- the LOC116190569 gene encoding uncharacterized protein LOC116190569 isoform X2: MFQDNLLKGHQYSCYFLRKLRKKLRRVCLRLRWLIRKRPRLRIVVKRLRKFKPNGHFDVRLRNSMPERPIRIATFNVAMFSLAPAIPIGNDNKSGFLDHEAEGEEEAGSYRLKSILKQSPLNPGAENGIRRPERSKMKVSINLPDNEISLANRKFLGFVESEQKGSPILFIRNGDNNNNRTKVPVRSPICFPYTMMNNFMKYTNDEDEDENDLLMMGSSRRKSIFEVLREVNADILGLQDVKAEEEKGMRPLSDLARALGMHYVFAESWAPEYGNAILSRWPIKRWRAQKIADDDDFRNVLKATIEVPWAGELNFSCTQLDHLDEYWRMRQVRAIVQSYDPPHILAGGLNSLDESDYSVERWMDIVRYYEDIGKPTPKAEVMKFMNLKQYIDAKHFAGDCEPVVIIAKGQNVQGTCKYGTRVDYIQASPYSPFMFVPNSYSVVSSKGTSDHHIVKADVVRVHVSKKEGNSNSRNLKQLRQKVVRIGSSRCSYRGSWHFDS; encoded by the exons ATGTTCCAAGATAATCTCCTAAAGGGTCATCAGTACTCATGTTACTTCCTAAGGAAACTCAGGAAGAAGCTCCGACGAGTGTGCTTGAGGCTGAGGTGGCTGATCCGGAAGCGCCCGAGGCTCAGGATCGTTGTGAAGAGACTAAGAAAGTTCAAGCCGAACGGTCACTTCGATGTTAGATTGAGGAATTCCATGCCTGAGAGGCCCATCAGGATTGCAACATTCAATGTCGCCATGTTCTCCCTAGCCCCAGCCATCCCAATTGGTAATGATAACAAATCTGGTTTTCTTGATCATGAGGcggagggggaggaggaggcggGCAGCTACCGGCTCAAGAGTATACTGAAGCAGTCTCCGCTGAATCCCGGGGCAGAGAACGGGATCAGGAGGCCAGAAAGGTCCAAGATGAAGGTCTCAATAAATCTTCCAGATAATGAGATTTCACTAGCAAACAGAAAGTTCCTAGGATTCGTTGAAAGTGAGCAGAAAGGGTCACCGATCTTGTTCATTAGGAATGGtgacaacaacaacaacaggACCAAAGTCCCGGTGAGGTCCCCGATATGTTTCCCTTACACTATGATGAACAACTTCATGAAGTATACAAATGATGAAGACGAGGATGAGAATGATTTACTGATGATGGGGTCTAGTCGAAGGAAGAGCATATTTGAAGTGCTGAGGGAGGTGAATGCAGATATACTGGGCCTGCAGGATGTTAAGGCAGAGGAGGAGAAGGGGATGAGGCCGCTGTCGGACCTTGCACGGGCCCTCGGGATGCACTATGTGTTTGCAGAGAGCTGGGCACCGGAGTACGGGAATGCCATCCTCTCCAGGTGGCCCATCAAGAGGTGGCGGGCCCAGAAGATcgctgatgatgatgatttccG GAACGTGCTGAAGGCAACAATAGAGGTGCCGTGGGCAGGGGAGCTTAACTTCAGCTGCACCCAGCTCGACCATCTAGATGAGTACTGGAGGATGAGGCAGGTTCGGGCGATTGTACAATCCTATGATCCTCCTCATATCTTAGCAGGTGGTCTTAACTCTCTAGATGAGTCGGATTACTCGGTGGAGAGATGGATGGACATTGTTCGG TACTACGAAGACATAGGGAAGCCCACACCAAAAGCTGAGGTGATGAAATTCATGAACTTGAAGCAGTACATTGATGCAAAGCACTTTGCAGGAGACTGTGAGCCAGTGGTCATCATTGCGAAAGGCCAAA ATGTTCAGGGGACCTGCAAGTACGGGACACGAGTTGACTATATACAGGCATCGCCCTATTCGCCATTCATGTTCGTGCCAAACTCGTACTCTGTGGTTTCTTCGAAGGGCACTTCGGATCACCACATTGTGAAGGCCGATGTCGTGAGAGTACATGTTAGCAAGAAAGAAGGCAACAGTAACAGTAGAAATTTGAAGCAATTAAGGCAGAAGGTTGTGAGGATTGGCAGCTCTCGTTGCTCCTATAGAGGTTCATGGCATTTCGACAGTTAA